One genomic region from Anabaena sp. PCC 7108 encodes:
- the thiO gene encoding glycine oxidase ThiO, giving the protein MTTDVLIIGGGVIGLACAIELKLRGANVTVLCRDFSTAAGQAAAGMLAPDAENIPNEAMLSLCWRSRALYPQWTAKLEKLTGLSTGYWPCGILAPVYQQPKARTNDQSPAYWLDKSAIGQYQPGLGADVIGGWWYPEDGQVDNRALVQVLRTAAHSLGVELQDGIKVEAIAQQQGQVIGVQTNTGLISAAHYLLAAGAWVNELLPLPIRPRKGQMLSLRVPEFLPELPLTRVLFGENIYIVPRRNRSIILGATSEDVGFTPHNTPGGIQSLLQAAIRLYPQLENYPIQELWWGFRPATPDELPILGNSHCPNLTLATGHYRNGILLAPITATLIADLIWSQTADSLLTNFHYSRFQSQASTTSMLTHSANFTNGNRTNLSTNLSLPSSEFHIEDSGLIIAGKTFKSRLMTGTGKYRSIEEMQQSVAASGCQIVTVAVRRVQTKAAGHEGLAEALDWSKIWMLPNTAGCQTAEDAIRVARLGREMAKLLGQEDNNFVKLEVIPDAKYLLPDPIGTLQAAEQLVKEGFAVLPYINADPMLAKRLEEVGCATVMPLAAPIGSGQGLKTTANIQIIIENANIPVVVDAGIGAPSEAAEAMELGADALLINSAIALAQNASAMAYAMNLATVAGRMAYLAGRMPRKDYASASSPVTGTITS; this is encoded by the coding sequence ATGACTACTGACGTTTTAATTATCGGTGGTGGCGTAATCGGCTTGGCTTGCGCCATTGAACTCAAATTGCGCGGGGCAAATGTCACCGTGCTTTGTCGCGATTTCTCGACTGCTGCCGGCCAAGCTGCTGCCGGGATGTTAGCACCTGATGCGGAAAATATCCCCAATGAGGCAATGCTTTCTTTGTGTTGGCGATCGCGTGCCTTATATCCCCAATGGACTGCTAAACTGGAAAAATTGACTGGTTTAAGCACAGGTTATTGGCCTTGTGGCATCCTAGCACCAGTTTATCAACAACCAAAAGCGAGAACCAATGATCAATCTCCTGCTTATTGGTTAGACAAATCGGCAATTGGGCAATATCAACCAGGATTGGGAGCAGATGTCATTGGTGGCTGGTGGTATCCTGAAGATGGTCAAGTTGACAATCGCGCCTTAGTTCAAGTTTTACGTACAGCGGCTCATTCTTTGGGTGTAGAACTCCAAGATGGAATTAAAGTAGAAGCGATCGCACAACAGCAAGGACAAGTTATCGGTGTACAAACAAATACTGGCTTAATTAGCGCTGCACATTATCTTTTGGCCGCTGGTGCTTGGGTCAATGAACTGTTACCCTTACCCATACGTCCCCGCAAAGGACAAATGCTCAGTTTGCGAGTACCAGAATTTTTGCCAGAATTACCGTTAACAAGGGTTTTATTTGGTGAAAATATTTACATTGTCCCCCGGCGCAATCGTTCTATTATTCTGGGTGCAACCAGTGAAGATGTGGGCTTTACTCCCCATAACACCCCAGGTGGGATTCAAAGCTTACTCCAAGCAGCAATTCGCCTTTATCCCCAATTAGAGAATTATCCGATTCAAGAACTTTGGTGGGGATTTCGTCCAGCGACACCTGATGAATTACCTATCTTGGGAAATAGCCATTGTCCCAATTTAACTTTAGCTACTGGTCATTACCGTAATGGCATTTTACTCGCACCAATCACAGCCACATTAATTGCTGATTTGATTTGGTCACAAACAGCCGATTCTCTATTGACTAATTTTCACTATTCACGCTTCCAATCTCAGGCATCTACTACATCTATGCTCACTCATTCTGCTAATTTTACTAACGGCAATCGCACCAATTTATCTACCAATTTATCTTTACCATCATCAGAATTCCACATTGAAGATTCAGGATTAATTATTGCTGGCAAAACTTTTAAATCTCGTTTGATGACGGGAACTGGTAAATATCGCAGTATTGAAGAAATGCAGCAAAGTGTCGCTGCTAGTGGTTGCCAAATTGTCACTGTAGCAGTGCGACGAGTCCAAACTAAAGCCGCAGGACATGAAGGTTTAGCGGAAGCTTTGGATTGGAGTAAAATTTGGATGTTGCCAAATACCGCTGGTTGTCAAACCGCAGAAGATGCCATTCGCGTTGCCCGTTTGGGACGAGAAATGGCGAAATTATTAGGACAGGAAGATAATAACTTTGTCAAGTTAGAAGTGATTCCTGATGCTAAATATTTATTACCAGATCCCATTGGCACTTTGCAAGCTGCTGAACAGTTAGTTAAAGAAGGTTTTGCGGTATTGCCTTATATTAATGCTGATCCCATGTTAGCCAAGCGGTTAGAAGAGGTAGGCTGTGCAACAGTCATGCCTTTAGCTGCACCTATTGGTTCAGGACAAGGGCTGAAAACTACTGCCAATATTCAGATCATTATTGAAAATGCCAATATACCTGTGGTAGTAGATGCGGGCATTGGTGCGCCTTCAGAAGCGGCTGAGGCGATGGAATTGGGGGCGGATGCGTTATTAATTAATAGTGCGATCGCACTGGCTCAAAATGCCTCAGCAATGGCTTATGCAATGAATTTAGCAACTGTCGCCGGTCGTATGGCTTATTTAGCCGGAAGAATGCCAAGGAAAGATTACGCTAGTGCTAGTTCACCGGTGACGGGAACAATTACTAGTTAA
- a CDS encoding Coq4 family protein, which yields MDNVITYNNDKGLLAYIQFLASRALRTQYDGTDPVFNFEDALDQTEIAQLAVDELKKIPEVQALFTERWLPAPIDLDELSKLSEGTLGNVYATEMKARGFDPNFYKKVPVVDDISYLKMLWRTTHDIYHVVAGFETDISGELGLQAFVLAQTAIPISIMLVSFGMVLISLYQPAKLKALMTEISRGYYLGSHTPSKFIAQKWDQFWDIPIIKIRAQLGMNPIPEN from the coding sequence ATGGATAATGTGATTACCTACAATAACGATAAAGGATTATTAGCCTACATTCAATTTCTGGCATCAAGAGCATTGAGAACCCAATATGATGGAACTGATCCAGTTTTTAATTTTGAAGATGCACTTGATCAAACAGAAATAGCACAATTAGCTGTAGATGAACTTAAAAAAATTCCAGAAGTTCAAGCTTTATTCACAGAACGCTGGCTACCTGCACCAATAGATTTAGATGAATTAAGTAAACTGTCTGAAGGAACTTTAGGAAATGTTTATGCTACGGAAATGAAAGCTAGAGGTTTTGATCCTAACTTCTATAAGAAAGTTCCTGTGGTTGATGATATTTCTTATCTGAAAATGCTCTGGAGAACAACCCATGATATCTATCATGTAGTTGCAGGATTTGAGACTGATATATCTGGAGAACTTGGTTTACAAGCTTTTGTTTTAGCACAAACTGCTATTCCTATCAGCATCATGCTTGTCAGTTTTGGTATGGTTTTAATTAGTCTCTATCAACCTGCTAAACTTAAAGCTTTAATGACGGAAATATCTCGCGGCTACTATCTAGGTTCTCATACTCCCAGCAAATTCATCGCCCAAAAATGGGATCAGTTTTGGGATATTCCAATTATTAAAATTCGCGCTCAATTAGGAATGAATCCTATCCCGGAAAACTGA
- the psb34 gene encoding photosystem II assembly protein Psb34, with protein MPYTNEEGGLINNFAREPKVYQAEPPTDGQKRTYIILGIAAALLVGGLIFVAFSVSNVS; from the coding sequence ATGCCTTATACAAACGAAGAAGGCGGTCTTATCAATAATTTTGCCCGTGAACCCAAGGTTTATCAAGCAGAACCTCCCACGGATGGGCAAAAGCGTACCTATATTATCTTAGGAATTGCGGCGGCGCTTTTAGTTGGTGGCTTAATTTTTGTCGCCTTCTCTGTTTCCAACGTTAGTTAG